A window of Fragaria vesca subsp. vesca linkage group LG7, FraVesHawaii_1.0, whole genome shotgun sequence contains these coding sequences:
- the LOC101313850 gene encoding probable LRR receptor-like serine/threonine-protein kinase At4g08850-like — MRIKKATARYGKSYFLAVVILYVQLVSSPQNASALASSTSSEAEALLKWKASFPIRIHNNLTSWTYTPSNSTGPKPKGCPFHHWTGVSCNNAGSVNRINLTNSGIQGTLHEFPFLSLPNLEYVDLSFNTLFDVIPPQIGSLPKLIYLDLSSNQLSGRIPPEIGHLSNLVDLQINTNYLSGPIPPTLGNLEELGLLYLNNNNLSGSIPPEIGNLKSLVALCFQTNNLSGSIPTSLGDLANLAYLYLYENQLSGTIPKELGNLKSMVYLSLSTNHLNGSIPPSLGDLTNMTTLYLYHNKLSGIIPREIGKLIYLEDLQLDTNQLSGPIPTSFGQLSNLYSLILRDNQLSGSIPQEVGNLLKLVVLQLDTNQFSGHLPQNICRGGFLENLSAQTNNFTGPLPRSLKKCKCLVRVRLEDNHFTGNISKQFGVYPNLQFIDLSHNKLYGEISPRWGQCSKLQTLRIAGNKLTGSIPPEIGNATQIQRLDLSSNGLVGVIPNEIGKLTSLLNLMLNDNQLSGGVPLEFEAFTDLLSLDLSTNKFNMSIPSILGDLLQLTFLNLSNNKFCQEIPFQLGNLVHLSQLDLSHNSLEGRIPQLSKLQSLEKLNLSHNNLSGLIPNFDQMNALDFIDMSYNQLQGPVPNNKAFQHALLEGNKGLCGNVRGLQPCFIPTVGNKHSSTKERKLMLLIISLILGVLLLASLGIVLIRQGRRKRQETEHGDMQNEVFSISDFDGKRVYEEILKATNSFDASHCIGKGGSGSVYKAKLLSGTIVAVKKLHPILSSEETSHKAFLSEIRALMEIRHRNIVKLRGFCSHSHHSFLVYEYLEKGSLAAILSKEYEAEKLEWSTRVRIVKGVAHALSYMHHDCSPPIVHRDVSSNNILLNYEYEPVVSDFGTAKLLNPDSSNWTAPAGTYGYIAPELAYTMKVTEKCDVYSFGVLALEVIMGKQLAEFLSSFSTPTGNGEMQLNDVLDQRLPAPTPNVQNELITIARLVIACKHSHPQSRPTMQMVSQVLSSQGANSSRLPEITIERLIT, encoded by the exons ATGAGAATCAAAAAAGCAACAGCTCGTTATGGTAAATCTTACTTTCTAGCTGTCGTTATTTTGTATGTTCAGCTGGTATCATCACCACAGAATGCTTCTGCTCTCGCTAGTTCTACTTCTAGTGAAGCAGAGGCTCTTCTGAAATGGAAAGCCAGCTTTCCAATCCGAATCCACAATAACCTGACCTCATGGACTTACACTCCCAGTAATTCCACCGGTCCAAAACCAAAAGGATGCCCCTTCCATCATTGGACTGGAGTTTCATGCAACAATGCAGGAAGTGTCAACAGAATAAACCTCACCAATTCTGGTATTCAAGGTACGCTGCATGAGTTCCCATTCCTCTCATTACCTAATCTTGAGTATGTTGACCTTAGCTTCAATACACTCTTTGACGTCATCCCTCCACAAATTGGTTCCCTCCCAAAGCTCATCTATCTTGATCTGTCTTCTAATCAATTGTCTGGGAGAATCCCACCAGAAATTG GGCACCTATCTAATTTGGTCGATCTTCAAATCAATACCAACTATCTTTCTGGCCCCATCCCTCCAACTCTTGGAAACTTAGAAGAGCTAGGTCTGTTGTACTTGAACAACAATAATCTTTCTGGCTCTATCCCTCCAGAGATTGGAAATTTGAAGTCGCTAGTTGCATTGTGCTTTCAAACAAACAATCTTTCCGGCTCAATCCCCACATCTTTAGGTGATCTAGCAAACCTTGCGTATCTCTATCTCTATGAAAATCAACTTTCTGGAACCATTCCAAAAGAGTTGGGGAACTTGAAATCTATGGTATATCTGTCATTGAGCACGAATCATCTAAATGGTTCAATTCCTCCATCTCTAGGTGATCTAACAAACATGACCACTCTCTATCTCTATCACAATAAACTTTCTGGCATCATTCCTAGAGAGATAGGGAAACTTATATACCTTGAGGATCTACAATTGGACACAAATCAACTTAGTGGTCCAATTCCCACTTCATTTGGTCAATTGAGCAACTTGTACTCCTTAATCCTCCGGGATAACCAACTTTCTGGCTCCATTCCTCAGGAGGTGGGGAATTTACTGAAGTTGGTTGTACTGCAGTTGGATACGAACCAATTTTCTGGTCATTTGCCCCAAAATATTTGTCGCGGTGGGTTTCTAGAAAATCTTTCAGCACAGACCAACAATTTTACTGGTCCACTCCCTAGAAGCTTGAAAAAATGCAAGTGCTTAGTCAGAGTCCGCCTTGAAGATAACCATTTCACAGGTAATATATCTAAGCAATTTGGTGTCTATCCAAATCTTCAATTCATAGACCTAAGCCACAATAAGCTATACGGTGAAATCTCACCTCGCTGGGGACAATGTTCAAAGCTACAAACCCTACGAATTGCAGGAAACAAGCTTACTGGTAGTATACCACCTGAGATTGGCAACGCAACCCAAATTCAAAGACTTGATCTTTCTTCAAATGGTTTAGTCGGGGTGATTCCTAATGAGATTGGGAAATTGACTTCTTTGTTGAATCTGATGTTGAACGACAATCAACTCTCAGGTGGTGTACCTTTGGAGTTCGAAGCATTCACTGATCTCTTATCACTTGATCTGTCCACCAACAAGTTCAATATGTCGATTCCAAGCATTTTGGGTGACTTGTTGCAGTTGACCTTCTTGAATCTAAGCAACAACAAGTTCTGTCAAGAAATTCCATTTCAGTTGGGGAACTTAGTTCACCTCTCCCAACTAGATTTAAGTCACAATTCACTTGAGGGTAGGATACCACAGCTCAGCAAACTCCAAAGCTTGGAGAAGCTGAATCTTTCACACAATAATCTTTCTGGTCTCATCCCCAATTTTGATCAGATGAATGCCCTGGATTTCATTGACATGTCGTACAATCAGTTGCAGGGTCCTGTCCCTAATAACAAAGCATTTCAACATGCCCTCTTGGAAGGTAACAAAGGATTGTGTGGCAATGTCAGAGGACTTCAACCCTGCTTTATTCCTACAGTGGGAAATAAACATTCTTCAACAAAGGAACGAAAGCTCATGCTTTTGATCATTTCCCTTATATTGGGAGTATTGCTCCTTGCTTCCCTTGGAATTGTCCTTATTAGACAAGGAAGAAGAAAAAGACAGGAAACAGAACATGGTGATATGCAGAATGAAGTTTTCTCAATATCCGACTTCGACGGCAAAAGAGTGTACGAGGAGATCCTCAAGGCAACCAATAGTTTTGATGCCAGCCATTGCATCGGAAAAGGAGGATCCGGAAGTGTCTACAAGGCAAAGCTACTATCAGGAACCATAGTTGCAGTGAAGAAACTCCACCCAATACTTAGTAGTGAGGAGACATCTCATAAGGCATTCCTTTCCGAGATAAGGGCACTAATGGAGATAAGGCATCGAAACATTGTGAAACTTCGTGGTTTCTGTTCACATTCACATCACTCTTTTTTGGTCTATGAGTACCTAGAAAAAGGTAGCTTGGCTGCAATCTTGAGCAAAGAATACGAAGCTGAAAAACTGGAGTGGAGCACAAGGGTGAGGATTGTGAAAGGTGTAGCACATGCCCTGTCTTATATGCATCACGATTGCTCTCCACCTATTGTTCATCGAGACGTATCAAGCAACAACATACTGCTGAATTACGAATATGAGCCTGTTGTTTCAGACTTTGGCACCGCCAAGCTTCTAAATCCAGACTCATCGAATTGGACTGCTCCAGCAGGCACATATGGATACATAGCACCAG AGTTAGCTTACACAATGAAGGTAACCGAGAAATGTGATGTTTATAGCTTTGGGGTGTTGGCACTGGAAGTGATCATGGGAAAGCAGCTGGCTGAGTTCCTCTCCTCCTTTTCGACCCCCACCGGCAATGGAGAAATGCAGCTGAATGATGTATTGGACCAGCGCCTACCCGCTCCTACACCTAATGTTCAGAATGAACTGATAACAATTGCAAGGCTAGTAATTGCATGCAAACATTCCCACCCACAATCTAGGCCAACAATGCAAATGGTTTCCCAGGTGTTGTCATCCCAAGGTGCAAATTCCTCTAGACTACCAGAGATTACTATTGAACGACTCATTACTTAA